The DNA region CAGTGCTACCCTTTTTGCATGCCGTACGGGCTCGAGCGATACCACGAGACGAATCAGTCGTACTTCGTGACCTTCAGTTGTTACAAGCGGCAACGGCGTCTCGCTGACGCTCGTCCGTGTGACGTATTCATCGATTCCTTGGAACGCATGCGCCGCAATCATCGCTTCCCTGTCTACGGATTCACACTGATGCCCGAACACGTCCACCTGCTCATCTCCGAGCCCGAGATCGGCACCTTGGCGCAAGCCATTCAAGCGCTGAAAATTTCCGTCGCCCGAAAGCTCGCCCCCTTCCGCAGCGGTCCGGAACGCCTTTCTGGCAGAACCGTTTACTACGACCACAATGTGCGCTCTCACCAGAGCTTTGTTCAGAAGCTGCGCTACATCCACCGCAACTCAGTAAAGCGTGGCCTATGTGCCAATCCGGAGGACTGGCCTTGGAGCAGTTTCCGCCACTACGCCACGGCTGAGATCGGACCTGTTGAGATC from Clostridia bacterium includes:
- a CDS encoding transposase, with translation MPYGLERYHETNQSYFVTFSCYKRQRRLADARPCDVFIDSLERMRRNHRFPVYGFTLMPEHVHLLISEPEIGTLAQAIQALKISVARKLAPFRSGPERLSGRTVYYDHNVRSHQSFVQKLRYIHRNSVKRGLCANPEDWPWSSFRHYATAEIGPVEI